A single genomic interval of Roseomonas aeriglobus harbors:
- a CDS encoding mannitol dehydrogenase family protein encodes MKRLSNATLAAVAAGVGVPSYDRAATKAGVVHLGPGAFHRAHQAAAFDTLLAHDPRWGITGVSLHSTSVADALNPQHGLYTLALLDEAISYRVIGSIKRVLTAHDGTAVLATLADADTRIISLTVTEKGYCLSGDGTLDMDHAGIVRDLSGDMPTTAIGWIVAGLAKRKHLRLPGVTVLSCDNLASNGRKLGAAVRLFAEARDADLARWIEDNVRFPNAMVDSITPATDDALRARVASAIEVEDSWPIQREGFTQWVIEDDFAGERPELDRAGVTFTNDVHGYEAAKLRLLNGPHSTLAYLGLGLGLGHASVAAAMADPKLAAFIERLMREDIAPSLTPPAGFDIDAYITAILKRFANPAIEHKLSQIAWDGSQKLPYRILDTIRDALTAGRPIDRLAVPIAAWLRFIARAAATGERITDPLADRLLAAGGDWRAILVMREIFGSLSSDPRFLVPVERAHAALADPDDY; translated from the coding sequence ATGAAGCGGCTCTCGAACGCGACGCTCGCGGCAGTTGCGGCGGGCGTCGGCGTACCGTCCTATGATCGTGCCGCGACTAAAGCAGGTGTCGTCCACCTGGGCCCCGGCGCCTTTCACCGCGCACATCAGGCTGCGGCGTTCGACACGCTGCTCGCGCATGATCCGCGGTGGGGCATCACCGGCGTCAGCCTCCATTCGACATCGGTCGCCGATGCGCTCAACCCGCAGCACGGGCTGTATACGCTGGCCCTGCTTGACGAAGCAATCTCCTACCGGGTCATCGGGTCGATCAAGCGCGTGCTGACCGCCCACGACGGCACCGCCGTGCTCGCGACGTTGGCGGACGCGGACACGCGGATCATCAGCCTGACGGTAACAGAAAAGGGATATTGCCTCTCCGGCGACGGTACGCTGGATATGGATCACGCCGGCATCGTTCGTGATCTGTCGGGTGACATGCCGACGACCGCGATCGGCTGGATCGTCGCGGGTCTTGCGAAACGCAAACACCTGAGGCTGCCCGGCGTGACGGTGCTGTCCTGCGACAATCTGGCGAGCAATGGCCGCAAGCTCGGCGCCGCCGTCCGCTTGTTCGCCGAAGCGCGCGATGCCGACCTGGCGCGCTGGATCGAGGACAACGTGCGCTTCCCCAATGCGATGGTCGATTCGATCACGCCCGCGACCGACGATGCGCTGCGCGCGCGGGTGGCAAGCGCTATCGAAGTGGAGGACAGCTGGCCGATCCAGCGCGAAGGCTTCACCCAATGGGTGATCGAGGATGATTTCGCGGGCGAGCGCCCCGAACTCGACCGGGCCGGCGTGACCTTTACCAACGACGTCCATGGCTATGAAGCGGCCAAGCTGCGGCTGCTCAACGGCCCGCATTCGACCCTTGCCTACCTCGGCCTCGGCCTCGGCCTGGGCCATGCCAGCGTCGCGGCGGCGATGGCCGATCCGAAGCTCGCGGCGTTCATCGAAAGGCTGATGCGCGAGGACATCGCACCGTCGCTCACCCCGCCGGCGGGGTTCGATATCGATGCCTATATCACCGCGATCCTCAAGCGCTTCGCCAACCCGGCTATCGAGCACAAGCTGTCGCAGATCGCCTGGGACGGATCGCAGAAGCTGCCGTATCGCATCCTCGACACGATCCGTGACGCGCTGACGGCGGGGCGTCCGATCGATCGGCTGGCGGTGCCGATTGCGGCGTGGCTACGCTTCATCGCGCGCGCCGCGGCGACGGGCGAGCGCATTACCGACCCGTTGGCCGATCGCCTGCTGGCGGCGGGCGGCGACTGGCGCGCGATCCTGGTGATGCGGGAGATTTTCGGCAGCTTGTCGAG